Part of the Triticum aestivum cultivar Chinese Spring chromosome 4D, IWGSC CS RefSeq v2.1, whole genome shotgun sequence genome is shown below.
cttccttagcttttgggccaaaaaattataaaaaaaatgaaACGCGTTTGTTTTTCTTCCTCGAGAGGCACGggtttgcttctgcgagaggcacgaccgtgcctctcggaaacgaaaaaaaagtgtttctatttttttctttcgtgagaggcacggttgtgcctctcggaaacgaaaaaaaacatgttttctgttttttttctttcgcgactggcacggttttgctttcgcgagagacacgACCGTGCCTCTGGGAAAcgagaaaaaaacacgttttcttttttttcttccgcgagaggcacgttttgcttccgcgaggcacggttttgctttttcgcgagaggcatgaccgtgcctctcgaaaacgaaaaaaatgcatttctgttttttttcttctacgagaggcatggtttttcttccgcgagaggcacggtcgtgcctctcgaaaacgaaaaaaacacgttttctgtttttttttcttccgcgagaggtacgatggtgattttgcgagaggcacggccgtgcctctttcaAAAAGAGAAAAAAACCGTGCTTCCGGttcgtttttttgttttttttttgaaaaaaatcattaaAACCTATCAATATGTGATCTAGTTTGGAAGATCTGGacacgaggaatccaacggtgaaaacggttcaaaatttggacgcacggtttaagaaatAAAAcgtttgaataaacggatctacgaaaaaatgGAAAACTCCAGGTTGCGACAAATGGCACACAAAGAGCGCGCAACTTGTCACAACCTGGGAAGGTGGGGTGATCTTTGCGATGAGTACTCCTCAATTCGTGATTTCGTGTTTTTTGTCCATACATATAACTGCTTGTGGCCCATACTTATATGGGTCTACTTTGGGCGGAAACTGAAAAACACTGAGACTGCAGCCCAATGAAACCCAGACCACTAAACCTCACTTAAGACAAAGATTCCAGTGGTTAAATGAAGACAAGATTGCAAGATTTGCATCGCCGACACAAGCTTCCAAAAACCCAAGGGCATCTTGCTTCCAAGAACACCAAAAAGGAAGGCCGAGACAAGTCGCGAGAGACGACAAGGACAGCAGCCAACAAGGAGGGATGAGGCCAGAGTCGACCAGAGCTGTCCGTCCGATTTTCTCCCATCTGATCCACCCCTGTGTGGCTTCCAACCGCCGCCACAGGAGAGGAGCCCAGTGGCGGACGGACTCCTCAATCCGCGAGTGTTGCACCTGCTTCACCCGATGCTCGGGCTGGCTGCCCCGATTTCCCTCCCCACGACGTCGACGTCGGGTGAGATAAAGATGACCAGAACATAGAGAAGGgagaagagagaggagagagagcggAGAGCTTGCGAGGGTGCTCCAGGATGCAGaccgatactcagttctcttcgGCCGCGATGAAGAGGACCAGCGACTGGTACGTACCTTCGCTCTGCTGCCTGTTTGAATCTACGAGCTCGCCATTTCTTTGGCGCCATGAAACTGCTTTCAAGCAAGCAGCACCGTGCAGTGACAAGTATTTTAGATGTGGAACAATCACATGCTGAACCTGAAGTTCCTTATTAGGATTAGCAGTAGCTCATGAGCTCGATCCGACAATTTTTCCAACTGGTTGGTGCAGGATCCGTTCACAAGAATTCCCGAGCGATATTACCATTCAAGTTGGGGGGAGCAGCTTCAACTTGCACAAGGTAACCAGCCAGAGGCAACCCCACCTTTGATTCTTACCGCGCGCTTAGAAATCATATGGAATCGCCAAAAATCCTGAGTTCTAATGACAAGTTCTGCAGCTCCCACTGGCATCTAAATGCGGCTACATAAGGAAGCTGGTGTCGGGGGCCAACGGGTCCAGGGTGACCCACCTCGAGATCACGGGCATGCCCGGCGACGCCAAGGCGTTCGACCTCGTCATCAAGTTCTGCTACGGCGTCAACTTCGAGATCACCGCCGACAACGTCGCCATGCTGCGCTGCGCCGCCGAGCACCTGGAGATGACCGAGGAGTGCAAGCCCGGGAACCTCGTCGGCCGGACCGAGGCCTACCTGGAGGAGGTGGCGCTGGCGAGCCTCGAGGGCGCGGTCACCGCGCTTCGCAGGGCCGAGGAGCTCCTCCCGGCGTCAGACAAGGTGCAGCTCATTGGCAGGTGCATCGACGCCATAGCGACCATGACATGCGGCGACGGTGGCCATGAGGGGCTGGACGACGTGGGCGCGCCACCGAAGCCTGTCGATGACTGGTGGGCCGACGAGCTGACGGCGCTGAGGATCGACACCTTCCAGAGGGTCATGATCGCCATGAAGGCGAGGGGATTCAAGGGCATCGCCATGGGGACGATGATCATGCTCTACGCTCAGAAGTCCCTTCGAAGACTGGTAATCGAGTCGAACACCTTACCTAGAGCACAGTATATACTCTTGCTATAGCTAACGTCTGACACGTACTGTCGACTTGTAACTTGTTGCAGGACATGAACGGGAGGGAGCGGAAGAAGATGGAGCCGAGGCAGGAGCACGAGAAGCGGGTGGTTCTCGAGACGATCGTGAGCCTCCTGCCGAGGGAGAAGAACACCATGTCGGTGAGCTTCCTGTCGATGCTGCTCCGGGCGGCGATCTACCTCGACACGTCGCTGGCGTGCCGGCTCGATCTGGAGACGCGGATGGCCGCGCAGCTCGGCCAGGCCGTGCTCGACGACCTGCTCATCCCGTCCTCTTCGCCGGAGGGCGCCGGCACGGCCTACGACGTCGACGCAGTGCAGAGGATCCTCGCCGGCTACCTCGAGAACGAGGGCGAGGCGACGCGCCTGGACTACAACACGGACGACGACTTCGCCTCGGCGGCGTCGCCGCCCAACGACGTCGGCCCGGTCGGCAAGCTCATGGAGAGCTACCTCGCCGAGATCTCCTCGGACGTGAACCTGCCCGTTGACAAGTTCACCGGCCTCGCCGAGCTCATCCCGGAGCGCGCCCGGTTCAACGAGGACGGCATGTACCGCGCCATCGACATCTACTTGAAGGTCCGTTCGTTAAACTCGATCTTCATTCGTTTACTTGTTGTTTATAAGTGCTCAAATGTGATGGATGGTTTGGGTAGGCGCATCCGTCGCTGGGCGAGGGCGAGAGGAAGAAGGTGTGCGGCGTGATGGACTGCCAGAAGCTGTCGCGGGAGGCGTGCGCGCACGCGGCGCAGAACGACCGGCTGCCGGTGCAGACGGTGGTGCAGGTGCTGTACCACGAGCAGCGGCGCCTCCGCGTGCCGCCGCCATCGCAGGCGCCGAGCGGCGCGCCGTCGTACGCCGGGGGGGAGTCGCCGGCGCTGTCGTACAGGCCGACGCCGAGCTTCAACGGGCGGGAGCGGAGCGCGCCGTCCAGCGAGGTGTCGCGGCTGCAGCGGGAGAACGACGAGCTTAGGATGGAGCTGCTCCAGATGAAGATGCGCCTGAGGGACCCGTCGGGCGCGGCACCGGCTGCGGCGCCGCCGCTCGCGGCGGGTGGAACCCGGAGCTTCCCGACGTCGGGGAAGCCGCCACTGCCGAAGAAGcagggcggcagcggcggaggaggcggcggcgggttcatgaagaagctcgggcggctcaaccCGTTCGTGCGCGACCCTCTGGGCGGCGGGAAGGTCCGCACGAAGCCGCCCAAGGATCGCAGGCACTCCATT
Proteins encoded:
- the LOC123098336 gene encoding BTB/POZ domain-containing protein SR1IP1: MQTDTQFSSAAMKRTSDWIRSQEFPSDITIQVGGSSFNLHKLPLASKCGYIRKLVSGANGSRVTHLEITGMPGDAKAFDLVIKFCYGVNFEITADNVAMLRCAAEHLEMTEECKPGNLVGRTEAYLEEVALASLEGAVTALRRAEELLPASDKVQLIGRCIDAIATMTCGDGGHEGLDDVGAPPKPVDDWWADELTALRIDTFQRVMIAMKARGFKGIAMGTMIMLYAQKSLRRLDMNGRERKKMEPRQEHEKRVVLETIVSLLPREKNTMSVSFLSMLLRAAIYLDTSLACRLDLETRMAAQLGQAVLDDLLIPSSSPEGAGTAYDVDAVQRILAGYLENEGEATRLDYNTDDDFASAASPPNDVGPVGKLMESYLAEISSDVNLPVDKFTGLAELIPERARFNEDGMYRAIDIYLKAHPSLGEGERKKVCGVMDCQKLSREACAHAAQNDRLPVQTVVQVLYHEQRRLRVPPPSQAPSGAPSYAGGESPALSYRPTPSFNGRERSAPSSEVSRLQRENDELRMELLQMKMRLRDPSGAAPAAAPPLAAGGTRSFPTSGKPPLPKKQGGSGGGGGGGFMKKLGRLNPFVRDPLGGGKVRTKPPKDRRHSIS